The following proteins come from a genomic window of Microtus pennsylvanicus isolate mMicPen1 chromosome 22, mMicPen1.hap1, whole genome shotgun sequence:
- the LOC142839836 gene encoding uncharacterized protein LOC142839836, with amino-acid sequence MAIYVLGILTNTGRFYRIGKSLEKPGPPGRTPLLSIPQARPDPGFHPVAPEPHALPRSCCPARRYLHILMRGHHPNHRDRAGTAGLRPAARLGGVGRGHGLHGGHGWGWEPAVLGVPRTRRMSRSATGAREATDRESAAGRGPRLSKAADTQLLPLPTRGPGRSAPQSLTQARALLGAGPTEAGRAKLCQRWSAGVQWNPVRIHTQASSSRASDVGFP; translated from the exons ATGGCCATCTACGTTCTGGGAATACTCACCAATACAGGCCGGTTTTATAGAATAGGAAAAAGCCTAGAGAAG CCCGGCCCCCCGGGACGAACTCCGCTCCTCTCCATCCCGCAGGCTCGCCCTGATCCTGGATTCCACCCGGTTGCCCCGGAACCTCACGCCCTTCCCCGCTCCTGCTGCCCAGCCCGACGGTACCTGCATATCCTCATGCGGGGTCACCACCCCAATCACCGGGATCGCGCGGGGACTGCTGGACTTCGTCCTGCCGCCCGCCTCGGCGGCGTCGGCCGCGGCCATGGCCTCCACGGTGGACATGGCTGGGGGTGGGAGCCTGCGGTCCTAGGTGTGCCACGAACCCGCCGGATGTCACGAAGCGCCACCGGAGCTAGGGAGGCGACAGACCGGGAAAGTGCGGCCGGCCGTGGGCCCCGCCTCAGCAAGGCGGCGGACACCCAGCTGCTGCCGCTGCCCACACGCGGACCAGGGCGCAGCGCGCCCCAGTCGTTAACACAAGCCCGAGCGTTGCTAGGGGCGGGGCCTACGGAAGCCGGGAGAGCCAAACTTTGTCAACGGTGGTCTGCAGGTGTGCAATG